A portion of the Oncorhynchus nerka isolate Pitt River linkage group LG27, Oner_Uvic_2.0, whole genome shotgun sequence genome contains these proteins:
- the LOC115111135 gene encoding complexin-3-like codes for MAFMVKQMVGGHVKNLTGGLTEEKPEGEKSEAAAAGMTQEEFEQYQQQLEEEKQERDASFAQKKAERATVRSHFRDKYRLPKNELDDTQIQQAGDDVELPTELAKMIADDNKEEASKTSVLGQLTNIQNVDMDQLKDKAQATLEDLKQSAEKCNLM; via the exons ATGGCTTTTATGGTGAAACAAATGGTGGGAGGGCATGTGAAGAACCTGACCGGGGGTTTGACTGAGGAAAAGCCCGAAGGAGAGAAATCGGAAGCCGCAGCGGCAGGAATGACCCAGGAGGAATTTGAACAATATCAACAACAGTTAGAGGAGGAAAA GCAGGAACGAGATGCTAGTTTTGCCCAGAAGAAAGCTGAGCGGGCAACAGTTAGAAGTCACTTCCGGGACAAATACAGACTGCCAAAG AATGAGCTGGATGACACTCAGATCCAGCAGGCGGGGGATGACGTGGAGCTGCCCACAGAGCTAGCCAAGATGATCGCTGATGACAACAAGGAGGAGGCGTCCAAAACGTCTGTCCTGGGCCAGCTGACCAACATCCAGAATGTGGACATGGACCAGCTGAAGGACAAGGCCCAGGCCACGCTGGAAGACCTCAAACAGTCTGCTGAAAAGTGCAATCTCATGTga